Genomic window (Tribolium castaneum strain GA2 chromosome 2, icTriCast1.1, whole genome shotgun sequence):
CTTTATCAGCCGctgttctacaaaaaaaactacaattttgaaaattccaaaaaatcgtttcaCCCACAAAAGAAATTTCGCTGCGACTGCCACGGCTTTCGCCGCCGAAATAAAACCATCGGTCCATTGATGGTTGCGTTTGTAAAATTCTTTCGCACTTGCGGTTCCCTATAAACGGTTTTTGGGTCAAAttgtaagataaaaaaaaatgttttacttaCTTTTCCTTGAGCTACGATTTCGGCTTGTAATAAACGCGATTTCTGCACTAGGACTCTAATTGCCTGCATTAGAGTCGTGCAAGAGTCGAGTAATTTGCTATTAACTTCGAGTTTTATGCCAGAATCGGCGGTCCGTGATTTCGTCAACATGTCCTAccaaaaaagtagaaaaattacgtaattttAGACCAAAATTAGTGttgttttgccaaaattttcaGCCcactgaaatttaaaaaaatcagtcttACCTGAATACGATTGGCCGCTTCCTCGATCGCTTTATCCATTTCCATCATTTCGCTTTCCAGCAAATCGGCCAAATTTTCGGCCTTAATCCCATTCATTGAAACGTTAATATTATCAGCAAGTGCTGCAACTTCTTCAAGTTTAACAATCGCCTCGTTTTGAAGCGACTTTGTATCAGACCGCTCTTTAAAACACTGAAGAAGTTTGAGTATAATTCCACCCAAAATTTTGCACTCTTCTGCCATTTCTAGCACagacacaattaataattttttctaatgaaaaaaaaaaaaacaaaaactcacTTTCGCCAAAATTAATATCAGGACTATTGTTACCCGTCGCCCGTCCTTGAATAACAAACACACAAATCCGATGCGTTATTTCATTCGCTTTAACAACTACGTACGAATTCGTTGTTTTGATCAAATCAATTTCGTATTTTAACGACTCTAAACAAACTTTACTCAAACTTCGTAAATAATCGGGACTGCACGAGAGCGCAGTTAGGGCAGGGTTATCAACCTCGTCAAGGGCTTGTTTTAGGGTTAGTTCGTTGTTTTCGAGCGATTGCAAGACGATTTTTCGTATCTCGTCCTCTGAAGTTTTCCTAACTAAAAACTCACAGTTTTAACAACTCGGCTGCGCCTCGGCTATAAACCAACCTGTCTCACTCTCCTCCTCCACAACCTTGAATTTCTCACTCCATTCCTCAACCTCCCTCAACAAACCCTCATTTTTCGCACGCATTTCCCTCAATTCGACCATCAAACCATCGCGTTCTTTGCACGCATCATCgatgctttttttcaaaatctagagaaaaaaaaatccctAGTTTTAACCCCAACCTCGGTATTTCCTTACTTCCGTCTCCATATTAAACAATTCTTTATCACGTTTCAAAGCTTCCAATTCCTCATTTTGAGAATTTGCAGatttctgtaatttttcaTCCGATTTTGCTACTTGTTCCCGTAATGACACTATTGTTGCTTCAAGCTCAACTttcatttgttcaattgatgAGACTTGCTGCGTTAATtgattaactttttttccGGCTTCGGCCATTTCacgtaatttttgaatatgatCGTTGCGTAATTTCACATACAcctcttttaatttattgaatttttcgtcTTTAACTTTCtctaaaaattacaacaatgtaGTTGTTGCTAAAAAGCAATGAAATTAAAGTACGTTCACAATCCTGTGACTGTGCCACAGCAAAAGCCTGATTCATTAAATCTTCCTTCACTTGACGCTCTTGAAGCAATTGACTTTCTTTTGTCGCTAATTCGGTCTCAAGATTGGTGATTTTCGTTTGGTAATCATCGACGATTTTTTGATTACGAGCCAACAAAATACCGATATCGGAACTGAAAAAAGCGACTCAATTTGGGTGGCCAGTgactttcaaattaatttggcGAGACTGAATATTGTACAAAAGATTTTGGACttgaaataaatacatttcCGAGTGAAAAACGTGCGCattataattcaaaaacttgttaaaacactcaaaaaaaagcaaaaattaaggcATTTTCGACCTagttatcatattttttggtccagttttagcaaaatcaaGCCCAAAAACGCGTttacatttgatttttttaggaaatctTTCAATAATGATTATTCTGgctaaaaaaatactgaacACTTaataaatctacaaataaTGTGACACTCGacccaatttggcgatttttttaatcagaatagacaaaaataataattacattgtCATATCCGGCCTACTTTTTGGCCtcatttggtaaaaaattgaacaaaaacgAATCCACAATTATCTTTGACAAAATTAAgcccaaaattaattattcagtGTTACCAACTTGATTTCAAAGTCCTAGtcattaaatcattatttttaaaagggaacaaaaaacatgaaaaaagtGACAAACCTCAATTTGTCGCACTGACTTTTGAGAAAATCTCGTTCGACTAAAATTTCCTGATGTGCCGGACTTGGAGAAATCGAATTCCGACTGTGATTATCCGTAAAATCCGACGTTTCGGACGTATCAATAAGACTACCTTCAGTCACATGTTCCTCTTCCGGTTCCTGCGGTACTACAACTTCTTGTGTTACGTATGTACGAAGATCACtctgtattaaaaaattcggaGGATTCtacaattcattttttttggaaactgGATGAAATGACACACAGGGTGTTACCTCAGGTAGTGGCGGAATCGCAATCAAGTCTTTAAAGTATTGCAAATTGCTCGTATTTTGATAAAACGATTTCAACTGTTTAAACTGTTTGAGAAACCTCTGTCTATGACCTGAGAGTAAATCAGGCGGTAAGGCAAAATGTAGCTTGAACAAGATTTTCACGCAATAATCGTACAATTTGGAAGCATCTTGGATACAAGGAATCAGTGGTGCCAACCGACATTGTCCAGCACTGGTCATCGAATTCGAGCGCGCCATATCAAGCGACCCAAAAACGGCAGCTTGCAAGTCAATTATATTATCCAAATAATCAAACATTTCCACCGTCATTTGAAAACTTGAAACATCATTACGATAAAAACAACTACAAAAACCTCCACttactaattattaatatCGTTCCCACCAATCGACTCCAACTCCTCGTGCGAAACGCCCAAATGGCCAGGAAAACGCGGATTTTTCCGATGAAAATCCAACTTCGTCATCAGAAGACTCGTATACAACCGAATCATCTTACCGTAACCCTCTTTCAAATGCACCTAAAACCCCACTTTAGCCAACaaacacacacaaaaaaatcgcACCCATAATTTTCCGATTTCGTCGAGATCGTGACGATGTCGTTGGCTGTGGACAAGGCACAAAGGGTGACCCTCTCGGAGGATTTTATGAACAACATGACACAACTTCCAAGCGACGATTCGGTCGTCCATCGCCGGTAGTTTAAGGGCGATCGACCAAAAAGTCGTCGCACCTTGTGTGTGAAACGTACCGATGATGGCCGAACGGacatgtttttgttttacggGGGTTTCCTGGCTGTTGATCGCCTTCGAGAGGGCTTGGGCCTGAAAATTAGCACCACATTTAAATTTCCCGCCAAAACCGAAAGACCACCAGAGCGCGCAACAGTTAATTATAATcacaatcaaaaagaatgtcACCTGaaggaaaatataaattattaaacacttaaattataaaaaatattctgcGGTTATTTAAACTAAGaatgatttgataaaaattagtcggtttttataaaactgaaaaagttgAAAGAGggcatttttttgacgaaatagCCAATTTATTTCACAGAGGTGTGAACACAGCcaactataaaaaattcaaaaaggcGGTGGACACGTGACCCAAACTGTCAATTTTCTCTCATGGCCAACTACGACACACCGGAAAAAAATGTAGATGCTCGTAACTTAAAAAACATCTGGTGAATAATCGATTTCTCATGATCTCTTTCCTTATACGGAAAGGTTATTTCGTATTTTCAATGAATTGTTGAAACGCATGACGTCACTGAGATGAAATAAACATCACATGGTGATACTTACGTATTTTTCATAATCCCGTTCTGTATAAAGTTTAgccattttttacaattgttagagaaaaatccaaaaaaggCATGCAATCAACGtgactttatttaattaataaaagaccatgcaaatctgaaattaaatgttaattattacaagtaaaaaataaaattgaacacaaaatttctaaaacaaaCAAGCAAGCATTGCAACATAAAAACTACATTTAAAATGCACCACACgcattattttgttattacaaaggtatgtttataaataagtaaataaaacaacaaaaaagtgaAGAAAAAAGGCGTTTCACAACTGTCACGATTCAATAACTGATAAGATAAGAACTGATTGATGCACCAGATTTGCCTaaaaatctgtaatttttGGCTCCATCGGACGTGAAAGTTTTGGAATCGATTGAAATTTCGAAATCTGCTCAACTGCAACTTCCGGTAATTCACGATCGTTCCCCCTATTACTCCAATTAGCCAGCTTTCcatgaaacactctgtatacaatTACATGACCCACAAACGCTCTCGAATGACCGAGCCCGGTACCGTTCGACTTAATTACCCAATTAAAACACCCACAATCCATTTTTTCCCCGAGAATTACAATTGTAATCAACCATCAGGCAATTTAGCATAATGTAAACACGAGCTTCAGGCGTGCATAATTACGGTAAACAGACAAAAAATCCGGCAATTAGTGCGTTAGTAACGTGCTCAAGGGACGAAAAGCCCCACTTAATACAAATTAAGCGACTAATAAAGGCCAAACACAAACTAACCAAACAATCACACCTACCTgcgatttttcgaaattttcgcGTTCAATTTCAAGACTGGTTTTCCGGGGGTGCAGGACGCGGGGCAAAGACAACGAGGCCATagttttataacaaaattacactcatttaacaaattatttaatctCTAAACAAGCACAACTCACATTTAATTTCACAAAACTGTGACATGAGGGGTGGAAACCTGCATTACCGACAGCAATGCGAGCGCCCCCCTCACAAAACTAgcgcaaaaattaaataaaataaagcattttGGATCAGTATTtgttgctaaaatttcttttaCAGCCATAAACGTGTGATAATTGAAAAAGCATCCAGTTGTTGGCTCATAATTTAAGAACTGACACCGGGAAAAACTGCATTACCGACAGTGGgggtaaataaaaacacatttttaaacaagtttttcgctttattttttacataatacattatatatacaaaaataatcaatcaTCGTCTAGCCGTTGTCTCACGTTGCGCTTGGCAGCGCCTCCAAACTTTCGTTTCTTGAACCCTGTCTCGCTACTTTCGCCCCCTAAACTCTCCACAGTTTTCTCTTTAAACTCCTTAACGGGGGCTTCGGGCTCGTATTGCACCACCGGTTCCTCGTAATAATAGTCCTGAACCGGCAATTGTAAATCTACAACAGGCCTACCAACACAATCaatcaattcaaaaaaaaaatcacacaataCCTTTCTTGGATTGTTTGCCATTTGCCATAAGGATCGGTCTTCCCCGGCTCTAAAAGGGGCCCACAAGTGGTGGCCGGTAAATCATCAACGACTCTGCgctcttttaatttttcccgATTTTTTCGGGCTTCATTTTCCATTTCTTCCTCCTTGACTTGTTGCATTctgtaaaaagatttttttttgggtcaTAACAGTGATAAGGGCTTACGTCATGAGGGCTTCCTGACGTTTAAACTTCTCGACAGCTTTTAACTGGTTCTGGGCCTCGGCTTCCGCCTGGGCCCGCTGTTCCTGGATGGTGAGGTAACCCTCCCGTGGAGGCTGCCAAACTGTTtctaaaatcatattttaccaaaatagGCCGtgagtttgaaattaagttggcaacattctTGACGTTTTTAAGGCTACTTGATTATTTGACTACAAATTACCCTTAGTCATAATGTTGTAATAGTAGGTTTTGCCATCTCTAGTCCTTGCCTCATTCCACAATTTGGTTATTTTGGCACCACTGTTGATTTTCCCCTTCATGAGGGAC
Coding sequences:
- the Hip1 gene encoding huntingtin-interacting protein 1 isoform X1, which encodes MASLSLPRVLHPRKTSLEIERENFEKSQAQALSKAINSQETPVKQKHVRSAIIGTFHTQGATTFWSIALKLPAMDDRIVAWKLCHVVHKILREGHPLCLVHSQRHRHDLDEIGKLWVHLKEGYGKMIRLYTSLLMTKLDFHRKNPRFPGHLGVSHEELESIGGNDINNYFQMTVEMFDYLDNIIDLQAAVFGSLDMARSNSMTSAGQCRLAPLIPCIQDASKLYDYCVKILFKLHFALPPDLLSGHRQRFLKQFKQLKSFYQNTSNLQYFKDLIAIPPLPENPPNFLIQSDLRTYVTQEVVVPQEPEEEHVTEGSLIDTSETSDFTDNHSRNSISPSPAHQEILVERDFLKSQCDKLSSDIGILLARNQKIVDDYQTKITNLETELATKESQLLQERQVKEDLMNQAFAVAQSQDCEQKVKDEKFNKLKEVYVKLRNDHIQKLREMAEAGKKVNQLTQQVSSIEQMKVELEATIVSLREQVAKSDEKLQKSANSQNEELEALKRDKELFNMETEILKKSIDDACKERDGLMVELREMRAKNEGLLREVEEWSEKFKVVEEESETVRKTSEDEIRKIVLQSLENNELTLKQALDEVDNPALTALSCSPDYLRSLSKVCLESLKYEIDLIKTTNSYVVVKANEITHRICVFVIQGRATGNNSPDINFGEKMAEECKILGGIILKLLQCFKERSDTKSLQNEAIVKLEEVAALADNINVSMNGIKAENLADLLESEMMEMDKAIEEAANRIQDMLTKSRTADSGIKLEVNSKLLDSCTTLMQAIRVLVQKSRLLQAEIVAQGKGTASAKEFYKRNHQWTDGFISAAKAVAVAAKFLLTAADKVVSSNGKLEQMVVAAQEIAASTAQLVVASRVKANRNSANLQQLTQASKGVTTATGTVVATVKDCSQLIDENEELDTSNLTLHQAKTLEMESQVRVLELEKELEQERHRLLALRKHHYKLEGDNEN
- the Hip1 gene encoding huntingtin-interacting protein 1 isoform X2, whose protein sequence is MAKLYTERDYEKYAQALSKAINSQETPVKQKHVRSAIIGTFHTQGATTFWSIALKLPAMDDRIVAWKLCHVVHKILREGHPLCLVHSQRHRHDLDEIGKLWVHLKEGYGKMIRLYTSLLMTKLDFHRKNPRFPGHLGVSHEELESIGGNDINNYFQMTVEMFDYLDNIIDLQAAVFGSLDMARSNSMTSAGQCRLAPLIPCIQDASKLYDYCVKILFKLHFALPPDLLSGHRQRFLKQFKQLKSFYQNTSNLQYFKDLIAIPPLPENPPNFLIQSDLRTYVTQEVVVPQEPEEEHVTEGSLIDTSETSDFTDNHSRNSISPSPAHQEILVERDFLKSQCDKLSSDIGILLARNQKIVDDYQTKITNLETELATKESQLLQERQVKEDLMNQAFAVAQSQDCEQKVKDEKFNKLKEVYVKLRNDHIQKLREMAEAGKKVNQLTQQVSSIEQMKVELEATIVSLREQVAKSDEKLQKSANSQNEELEALKRDKELFNMETEILKKSIDDACKERDGLMVELREMRAKNEGLLREVEEWSEKFKVVEEESETVRKTSEDEIRKIVLQSLENNELTLKQALDEVDNPALTALSCSPDYLRSLSKVCLESLKYEIDLIKTTNSYVVVKANEITHRICVFVIQGRATGNNSPDINFGEKMAEECKILGGIILKLLQCFKERSDTKSLQNEAIVKLEEVAALADNINVSMNGIKAENLADLLESEMMEMDKAIEEAANRIQDMLTKSRTADSGIKLEVNSKLLDSCTTLMQAIRVLVQKSRLLQAEIVAQGKGTASAKEFYKRNHQWTDGFISAAKAVAVAAKFLLTAADKVVSSNGKLEQMVVAAQEIAASTAQLVVASRVKANRNSANLQQLTQASKGVTTATGTVVATVKDCSQLIDENEELDTSNLTLHQAKTLEMESQVRVLELEKELEQERHRLLALRKHHYKLEGDNEN
- the LOC660199 gene encoding WW domain-binding protein 4 isoform X2, producing MADYWVSQNRKYCEFCKCWITDNKPSVDFHEKGRRHQENVKKRLRNITKQSNQVQRTTTKTDATIKLMEVAAMEAYKKDMETGGDLSSSLMKGKINSGAKITKLWNEARTRDGKTYYYNIMTKETVWQPPREGYLTIQEQRAQAEAEAQNQLKAVEKFKRQEALMTMQQVKEEEMENEARKNREKLKERRVVDDLPATTCGPLLEPGKTDPYGKWQTIQERPVVDLQLPVQDYYYEEPVVQYEPEAPVKEFKEKTVESLGGESSETGFKKRKFGGAAKRNVRQRLDDD